A region from the Arachis ipaensis cultivar K30076 chromosome B01, Araip1.1, whole genome shotgun sequence genome encodes:
- the LOC107627091 gene encoding probable 2-oxoglutarate-dependent dioxygenase At3g50210 isoform X3: MATDFSSIPLIDVSALLAKCDDPKMGEDPGVLEVVRQLDKACTEAGFFYLKGHGVSDALLKEVKDITRRFFELPCEEKTKIKMTPAAGFRGYQRVGENITKGTPDMHEAIDCYKEVTRGMYGDLGKTMEGYNQWPQNPPKFKVIMEEYISICTELARKIMRGIALALGGSPDEFEGQRAGDPFWVMRLIGYPGLTTTNGTHEAMKNDIGCGAHTDYGLLTLLNQDEDINALQVRNLSGEWISAPPVPGTFVCNIGDMLKIYSNGLYESTLHRVINNSPKYRVSVVYFYETNFDTVVEPLKSSKTRTNGTKKFRKVVFGDHLVSKGSHEFC; the protein is encoded by the exons ATGGCTACGGACTTCAGTTCAATTCCCCTAATTG ATGTTAGTGCCCTTTTAGCCAAGTGTGATGACCCAAAAATGGGAGAGGACCCTGGTGTTCTTGAAGTTGTTAGACAGTTGGATAAGGCTTGCACTGAGGCTGGGTTCTTCTATTTg AAAGGTCATGGTGTTTCTGATGCTCTCCTTAAAGAAGTTAAAGACATAACTCGCAGATTCTTCGAACTACCTTGTGAAGAAAAGACAAAAATCAAAATGACTCCGGCTGCAGGGTTCAG AGGTTACCAGAGGGTTGGAGAAAATATAACTAAAGGCACACCTGACATGCATGAAGCAATTGAT TGCTATAAGGAGGTGACAAGGGGCATGTATGGAGATCTTGGCAAAACTATGGAAGGATACAACCAGTG GCCTCAAAATCCTCCAAAGTTCAAAGTTATTATGGAGGAATATATTAGTATCTGCACAG AGCTTGCAAGGAAAATTATGCGAGGTATCGCTTTAGCACTAGGAGGATCACCAGACGAATTTGAAGGACAGAGAGCTGGGGATCCATTTTGGGTAATGCGGCTTATTGGTTACCCGGGCTTAACCACTACAAATGGAACTCATGAAGCTATGAAAAATGACATTGGATG TGGAGCTCATACTGATTATG GTTTATTGACATTGTTAAACCAGGATGAAGATATAAATGCTCTCCAG GTGAGAAACCTCTCTGGTGAGTGGATATCAGCACCTCCAGTTCCTGGCACATTTGTGTGCAACATTGGTGACATGCTAAAG ATATATTCCAATGGTTTATACGAGTCAACTTTGCATCGGGTGATAAACAACTCTCCAAAATATAGAGTCAGTGTAGTATACTTTTACGAG ACGAACTTTGATACTGTCGTTGAACCTTTAAAATCAAGTAAAACAAGGACAAATGGTACCAAGAAGTTTAGGAAAGTTGTCTTTGGAGATCATCTAGTTAGCAAAGGTTCTCACGAATTTTGTTGA
- the LOC107627091 gene encoding probable 2-oxoglutarate-dependent dioxygenase At3g50210 isoform X2, producing the protein MATDFSSIPLIDVSALLAKCDDPKMGEDPGVLEVVRQLDKACTEAGFFYLKGHGVSDALLKEVKDITRRFFELPCEEKTKIKMTPAAGFRGYQRVGENITKGTPDMHEAIDCYKEVTRGMYGDLGKTMEGYNQWPQNPPKFKVIMEEYISICTELARKIMRGIALALGGSPDEFEGQRAGDPFWVMRLIGYPGLTTTNGTHEAMKNDIGCGAHTDYGLLTLLNQDEDINALQVRNLSGEWISAPPVPGTFVCNIGDMLKIYSNGLYESTLHRVINNSPKYRVSVVYFYETNFDSAVEPLDTIRTRKNGTKKFEKAIYGEHLVSKVLTNFVDV; encoded by the exons ATGGCTACGGACTTCAGTTCAATTCCCCTAATTG ATGTTAGTGCCCTTTTAGCCAAGTGTGATGACCCAAAAATGGGAGAGGACCCTGGTGTTCTTGAAGTTGTTAGACAGTTGGATAAGGCTTGCACTGAGGCTGGGTTCTTCTATTTg AAAGGTCATGGTGTTTCTGATGCTCTCCTTAAAGAAGTTAAAGACATAACTCGCAGATTCTTCGAACTACCTTGTGAAGAAAAGACAAAAATCAAAATGACTCCGGCTGCAGGGTTCAG AGGTTACCAGAGGGTTGGAGAAAATATAACTAAAGGCACACCTGACATGCATGAAGCAATTGAT TGCTATAAGGAGGTGACAAGGGGCATGTATGGAGATCTTGGCAAAACTATGGAAGGATACAACCAGTG GCCTCAAAATCCTCCAAAGTTCAAAGTTATTATGGAGGAATATATTAGTATCTGCACAG AGCTTGCAAGGAAAATTATGCGAGGTATCGCTTTAGCACTAGGAGGATCACCAGACGAATTTGAAGGACAGAGAGCTGGGGATCCATTTTGGGTAATGCGGCTTATTGGTTACCCGGGCTTAACCACTACAAATGGAACTCATGAAGCTATGAAAAATGACATTGGATG TGGAGCTCATACTGATTATG GTTTATTGACATTGTTAAACCAGGATGAAGATATAAATGCTCTCCAG GTGAGAAACCTCTCTGGTGAGTGGATATCAGCACCTCCAGTTCCTGGCACATTTGTGTGCAACATTGGTGACATGCTAAAG ATATATTCCAATGGTTTATACGAGTCAACTTTGCATCGGGTGATAAACAACTCTCCAAAATATAGAGTCAGTGTAGTATACTTTTACGAG ACGAACTTTGATTCTGCCGTAGAGCCTTTGGATACAATTAGAACAAGGAAAAATGGTACCAAGAAGTTTGAAAAAGCTATCTATGGAGAGCATCTAGTTAGCAAGGTCCTCACGAATTTCGTCGacgtttaa
- the LOC107627091 gene encoding probable 2-oxoglutarate-dependent dioxygenase At3g50210 isoform X4, which produces MATDFSSIPLIDVSALLAKCDDPKMGEDPGVLEVVRQLDKACTEAGFFYLKGHGVSDALLKEVKDITRRFFELPCEEKTKIKMTPAAGFRGYQRVGENITKGTPDMHEAIDCYKEVTRGMYGDLGKTMEGYNQWPQNPPKFKVIMEEYISICTELARKIMRGIALALGGSPDEFEGQRAGDPFWVMRLIGYPGLTTTNGTHEAMKNDIGCGAHTDYGLLTLLNQDEDINALQVRNLSGEWISAPPVPGTFVCNIGDMLKTNFDSAVEPLDTIRTRKNGTKKFEKAIYGEHLVSKVLTNFVDV; this is translated from the exons ATGGCTACGGACTTCAGTTCAATTCCCCTAATTG ATGTTAGTGCCCTTTTAGCCAAGTGTGATGACCCAAAAATGGGAGAGGACCCTGGTGTTCTTGAAGTTGTTAGACAGTTGGATAAGGCTTGCACTGAGGCTGGGTTCTTCTATTTg AAAGGTCATGGTGTTTCTGATGCTCTCCTTAAAGAAGTTAAAGACATAACTCGCAGATTCTTCGAACTACCTTGTGAAGAAAAGACAAAAATCAAAATGACTCCGGCTGCAGGGTTCAG AGGTTACCAGAGGGTTGGAGAAAATATAACTAAAGGCACACCTGACATGCATGAAGCAATTGAT TGCTATAAGGAGGTGACAAGGGGCATGTATGGAGATCTTGGCAAAACTATGGAAGGATACAACCAGTG GCCTCAAAATCCTCCAAAGTTCAAAGTTATTATGGAGGAATATATTAGTATCTGCACAG AGCTTGCAAGGAAAATTATGCGAGGTATCGCTTTAGCACTAGGAGGATCACCAGACGAATTTGAAGGACAGAGAGCTGGGGATCCATTTTGGGTAATGCGGCTTATTGGTTACCCGGGCTTAACCACTACAAATGGAACTCATGAAGCTATGAAAAATGACATTGGATG TGGAGCTCATACTGATTATG GTTTATTGACATTGTTAAACCAGGATGAAGATATAAATGCTCTCCAG GTGAGAAACCTCTCTGGTGAGTGGATATCAGCACCTCCAGTTCCTGGCACATTTGTGTGCAACATTGGTGACATGCTAAAG ACGAACTTTGATTCTGCCGTAGAGCCTTTGGATACAATTAGAACAAGGAAAAATGGTACCAAGAAGTTTGAAAAAGCTATCTATGGAGAGCATCTAGTTAGCAAGGTCCTCACGAATTTCGTCGacgtttaa
- the LOC107627091 gene encoding probable 2-oxoglutarate-dependent dioxygenase At3g50210 isoform X1, whose translation MATDFSSIPLIDVSALLAKCDDPKMGEDPGVLEVVRQLDKACTEAGFFYLKGHGVSDALLKEVKDITRRFFELPCEEKTKIKMTPAAGFRGYQRVGENITKGTPDMHEAIDCYKEVTRGMYGDLGKTMEGYNQWPQNPPKFKVIMEEYISICTGMLSHPFIPIPMILFPGVEFFILMMILLVRAELARKIMRGIALALGGSPDEFEGQRAGDPFWVMRLIGYPGLTTTNGTHEAMKNDIGCGAHTDYGLLTLLNQDEDINALQVRNLSGEWISAPPVPGTFVCNIGDMLKIYSNGLYESTLHRVINNSPKYRVSVVYFYETNFDSAVEPLDTIRTRKNGTKKFEKAIYGEHLVSKVLTNFVDV comes from the exons ATGGCTACGGACTTCAGTTCAATTCCCCTAATTG ATGTTAGTGCCCTTTTAGCCAAGTGTGATGACCCAAAAATGGGAGAGGACCCTGGTGTTCTTGAAGTTGTTAGACAGTTGGATAAGGCTTGCACTGAGGCTGGGTTCTTCTATTTg AAAGGTCATGGTGTTTCTGATGCTCTCCTTAAAGAAGTTAAAGACATAACTCGCAGATTCTTCGAACTACCTTGTGAAGAAAAGACAAAAATCAAAATGACTCCGGCTGCAGGGTTCAG AGGTTACCAGAGGGTTGGAGAAAATATAACTAAAGGCACACCTGACATGCATGAAGCAATTGAT TGCTATAAGGAGGTGACAAGGGGCATGTATGGAGATCTTGGCAAAACTATGGAAGGATACAACCAGTG GCCTCAAAATCCTCCAAAGTTCAAAGTTATTATGGAGGAATATATTAGTATCTGCACAGGCATGCTTTCTCATCCTTTTATTCCTATTCCCATGATTTTGTTTCCTGGAGTGGAATTTTTCATTCTTATGATGATTCTTTTGGTAAGAGCAGAGCTTGCAAGGAAAATTATGCGAGGTATCGCTTTAGCACTAGGAGGATCACCAGACGAATTTGAAGGACAGAGAGCTGGGGATCCATTTTGGGTAATGCGGCTTATTGGTTACCCGGGCTTAACCACTACAAATGGAACTCATGAAGCTATGAAAAATGACATTGGATG TGGAGCTCATACTGATTATG GTTTATTGACATTGTTAAACCAGGATGAAGATATAAATGCTCTCCAG GTGAGAAACCTCTCTGGTGAGTGGATATCAGCACCTCCAGTTCCTGGCACATTTGTGTGCAACATTGGTGACATGCTAAAG ATATATTCCAATGGTTTATACGAGTCAACTTTGCATCGGGTGATAAACAACTCTCCAAAATATAGAGTCAGTGTAGTATACTTTTACGAG ACGAACTTTGATTCTGCCGTAGAGCCTTTGGATACAATTAGAACAAGGAAAAATGGTACCAAGAAGTTTGAAAAAGCTATCTATGGAGAGCATCTAGTTAGCAAGGTCCTCACGAATTTCGTCGacgtttaa
- the LOC107627100 gene encoding tRNA-dihydrouridine(16/17) synthase [NAD(P)(+)]-like: MKPNPFFLLSLHNIHCKPYSTTLSYHLMAQQTNDSNRPEEPDNNLCSYQQEVEQNDSLLSCMDYPGRALTGESRVEYAWTYWAKLGRPRFIVAPMVDNSELPFRLLCRKYGASAAYTPMLHSRIFNETEKYRKEEFTTCKEDRPLFVQFCANDPDVLLEAARRVEPYCDYVDINLGCPQRIARRGYYGAFLMDNLPLVKSLVEKLSLNLKVPVSCKIRLFPKLDDTLKYARMLEEAGCSLLAVHGRTRDEKDGKKFRADWKAIRAVKDAVRIPVLANGNIRHMNDVKECLEETGVEGVLSAETLLENPALFAGFQTAEWVSKSEGAGVEGNLDQADLLVEYLKLCEKYPVPWRMIRSHVHKLLGDWFSLQPHIREELNKQSKLTFEFLYDMVDRLRGTGTRIPLYLKDTPLETCPNLTDEQSSAPTIAVQI; the protein is encoded by the exons ATGAAACCCAACCCCTTCTTCCTCCTCTCTCTTCACAACATCCATTGCAAACCTTATTCTACTACACTTTCCTATCACCTCATGGCCCAACAAACCAATGATTCGAACCGACCAGAGGAACCTGACAACAACCTTTGCTCCTACCAACAGGAAGTAGAACAGAATGACTCACTGCTGTCATGCATGGATTATCCAGGTCGGGCCCTAACTGGAGAATCTCGGGTAGAGTATGCCTGGACCTATTGGGCCAAGTTGGGCCGGCCCAGATTCATAGTGGCACCCATGGTGGACAACTCAGAGCTTCCATTTCGATTGTTGTGCCGTAAGTATGGTGCGTCTGCAGCCTACACGCCCATGTTGCACTCGCGAATCTTCAATGAGACTGAGAAGTACAGAAAGGAAGAATTCACCACTTGCAAG GAGGATCGACCATTGTTTGTCCAATTTTGTGCCAATGATCCTGATGTATTATTAGAAGCTGCACGCAGGGTGGAGCCTTATTGTGATTATGTTGATATTAATCTCGG GTGTCCTCAGCGCATTGCAAGGCGAGGATATTATGGAGCCTTCTTAATGGATAACCTTCCTCTTGTAAAATCTCTAGTGGAAAAATTGTCTCTCAACCTTAAAGTTCCTGTTTCATGCAAGATTAGACTCTTCCCGAAATTGGATGACACACTGAAGTATGCCAGGATGCTCGAAGAGGCTGGTTGTTCACTTTTGGCTGTCCATGGCAGGACAAGGGACGAGAAAGATGGGAAGAAGTTTCGAGCTGATTGGAAAGCCATCAGGGCCGTGAAAGATGCAGTCAGAATTCCAGTCCTTGCAAATGGCAACATAAGGCACATGAACGACGTGAAAGAATGCTTGGAGGAGACAGGAGTTGAAGGGGTTCTTTCTGCCGAGACACTGCTTGAGAATCCGGCCCTCTTTGCTGGATTTCAAACTGCTGAATGGGTGTCCAAAAGCGAAGGAGCCGGTGTAGAGGGAAATCTAGACCAGGCAGATCTGCTGGTGGAATATTTGAAGCTCTGCGAAAAATATCCTGTGCCATGGAGAATGATTCGCTCGCATGTTCATAAATTGCTGGGAGACTGGTTCAGCCTTCAACCTCATATTAGGGAAGAACTAAACAAACAATCTAAATTGACATTCGAGTTTCTTTATGATATGGTTGATCGGCTTAGAGGAACAGGTACAAGAATTCCACTATATCTGAAAGACACTCCGTTGGAAACTTGTCCAAATTTAACGGATGAACAGAGCAGCGCACCGACGATTGCTGTTCAAATTTAA